Proteins from a single region of Mustela erminea isolate mMusErm1 chromosome X, mMusErm1.Pri, whole genome shotgun sequence:
- the LOC116583246 gene encoding paraneoplastic antigen-like protein 6B isoform X1, with the protein MAVTLLQDWCRWMGVSARRGLLILGIPENCDEAELHESLEAALWPLGHFTVLGKVFREEDNASAALVELDREVNYALVPRAIAGTGGPWNVVFVPRYSGEEFLNRVFHFLEQQGQMVETVAGVLGLGLRRVCWLRSVTQALQPLVETLRYERLGVFSGRDPLAPGEEPFEAWLDHASDMLQVWQSVSERERRRRLMEGLRGTALQLMHELLADNPARTAEDCLAALTQVFGDNATQRTIRMRCLTAHQQPGEGLSAFVLRLEVLLQKGIEKGALARGSADLLRLRHMLTRAIVPEPLDEVLRKLRMAGRCPSFLEMMGIVRESEAWEASLATIERAQAEERVRAQAEERVRAQAEERVRAQAEERVRAQAEERVRAQAEEWVRAQVEQWVRAQAEEGVRAQAEERVRAQAEEWVRAQAEEGVRAQAEERVRAQAEEGVRAQAEEGAGAQAEEGAGAQAEEGAGAQAKAEDGSMEERQLEEPEWEEEEEEDSDDRDTLPADLGQASPSEAPGGPTPAQMGRASRAGPGGPGYEPEGLPQAGDQEAGEPPEEGLEPIPEGLGNVDGAGETVPPESSSG; encoded by the exons ATGGCGGTGACGTTGCTGCAGGACTGGTGCAGGTGGATGGGCGTCAGCGCTCGCAGGGGCCTGCTCATTCTGGGCATCCCGGAGAACTGTGATGAAGCCGAACTCCACGAGTCCCTGGAGGCCGCCCTGTGGCCCTTGGGCCACTTCACCGTGCTGGGCAAAGTGTTTCGAGAGGAGGATAACGCCAGTGCGGCCCTGGTCGAGCTTGACCGGGAAGTCAACTATGCTTTGGTCCCCAGGGCAATCGCGGGCACCGGGGGTCCCTGGAACGTGGTCTTTGTGCCCCGTTACTCGGGCGAGGAGTTTCTCAATCGCGTGTTCCACTTCCTGGAGCAACAAGGGCAGATGGTGGAGACCGTGGCTGGGGTCCTGGGCCTGGGACTGCGCAGGGTGTGCTGGCTCCGATCGGTCACTCAGGCCCTCCAGCCCTTGGTGGAGACCCTGCGGTACGAGCGCCTGGGCGTGTTTTCCGGGAGGGATCCGCTCGCCCCGGGGGAGGAGCCCTTTGAGGCCTGGCTCGACCACGCCTCCGACATGCTACAGGTGTGGCAGAGTGTctcagaaagggagaggaggcgGCGGCTGATGGAAGGCCTTCGAGGGACAGCCCTGCAGCTCATGCATGAGCTCCTGGCGGACAACCCCGCCAGGACGGCGGAGGACTGCCTGGCGGCCCTGACCCAGGTGTTTGGAGACAACGCGACCCAGAGGACCATCCGGATGAGGTGTTTGACCGCTCACCAGCAGCCGGGCGAGGGGCTTTCCGCTTTCGTGTTGCGGCTGGAAGTCCTGCTGCAGAAAGGCATTGAGAAGGGGGCCCTGGCGAGAGGCTCAGCTGACCTCCTGCGCCTGAGGCACATGCTCACCAGGGCCATCGTTCCTGAGCCTCTGGACGAGGTACTGAGGAAGCTGAGAATGGCTGGGAGGTGTCCAAGTTTCCTAGAGATGATGGGGATTGTTCGGGAGTCTGAGGCATGGGAGGCCAGTCTAGCCACGATCGAGAgagcccaggcagaggaaagggtccgtgcccaggcagaggaaagggtccgtgcccaggcagaggaaagggtccgtgcccaggcagaggaaagggtccgtgcccaggcagaggaaagggtccgtgcccaggcagaggaatgGGTCCGTGCCCAGGTAGAGCAATgggtccgtgcccaggcagaggaaggggtccgtgcccaggcagaggaaagggtcCGTGCCCAGGCGGAGGAATGGGTCCGTGCCCAGGCGGAGGAAGGGGTCCGTGCCCAGGCGGAGGAAAGGGTCCGTGCCCAG gcagaggaaggggtccgtgcccaggcagaggaaggggccggtgcccaggcagaggaaggggctggtgcccaggcagaggaaggggccgGCGCCCAGGCTAAGGCGGAGGATGGTAGCATGGAGGAGAGGCAGCTGGAGGAGccggagtgggaggaggaggaggaggaggacagtgaCGATCGTGACACTCTCCCCGCAGACCTAGGTCAGGCAAGCCCCTCAGAGGCCCCTGGGGGCCCCACTCCTGCCCAGATGGGCCGAGCTTCCAGGGCGGGCCCAGGAGGTCCTGGCTATGAGCCAGAGGGCCTCccccaggccggagaccaggaggccggaGAGCCCCCCGAGGAGGGGCTCGAGCCCATCCCAGAGGGGTTGGGAAACGTGGATGGGGCTGGGGAGACGGTCCCCCCCGAGTCCTCCTCAGGCTAA
- the LOC116583246 gene encoding paraneoplastic antigen-like protein 6B isoform X2 → MAVTLLQDWCRWMGVSARRGLLILGIPENCDEAELHESLEAALWPLGHFTVLGKVFREEDNASAALVELDREVNYALVPRAIAGTGGPWNVVFVPRYSGEEFLNRVFHFLEQQGQMVETVAGVLGLGLRRVCWLRSVTQALQPLVETLRYERLGVFSGRDPLAPGEEPFEAWLDHASDMLQVWQSVSERERRRRLMEGLRGTALQLMHELLADNPARTAEDCLAALTQVFGDNATQRTIRMRCLTAHQQPGEGLSAFVLRLEVLLQKGIEKGALARGSADLLRLRHMLTRAIVPEPLDEVLRKLRMAGRCPSFLEMMGIVRESEAWEASLATIERAQAEERVRAQAEERVRAQAEERVRAQAEERVRAQAEERVRAQAEEWVRAQVEQWVRAQAEEGVRAQAEERVRAQAEEWVRAQAEEGVRAQAEERVRAQAEEGAGAQAEEGAGAQAEEGAGAQAKAEDGSMEERQLEEPEWEEEEEEDSDDRDTLPADLGQASPSEAPGGPTPAQMGRASRAGPGGPGYEPEGLPQAGDQEAGEPPEEGLEPIPEGLGNVDGAGETVPPESSSG, encoded by the exons ATGGCGGTGACGTTGCTGCAGGACTGGTGCAGGTGGATGGGCGTCAGCGCTCGCAGGGGCCTGCTCATTCTGGGCATCCCGGAGAACTGTGATGAAGCCGAACTCCACGAGTCCCTGGAGGCCGCCCTGTGGCCCTTGGGCCACTTCACCGTGCTGGGCAAAGTGTTTCGAGAGGAGGATAACGCCAGTGCGGCCCTGGTCGAGCTTGACCGGGAAGTCAACTATGCTTTGGTCCCCAGGGCAATCGCGGGCACCGGGGGTCCCTGGAACGTGGTCTTTGTGCCCCGTTACTCGGGCGAGGAGTTTCTCAATCGCGTGTTCCACTTCCTGGAGCAACAAGGGCAGATGGTGGAGACCGTGGCTGGGGTCCTGGGCCTGGGACTGCGCAGGGTGTGCTGGCTCCGATCGGTCACTCAGGCCCTCCAGCCCTTGGTGGAGACCCTGCGGTACGAGCGCCTGGGCGTGTTTTCCGGGAGGGATCCGCTCGCCCCGGGGGAGGAGCCCTTTGAGGCCTGGCTCGACCACGCCTCCGACATGCTACAGGTGTGGCAGAGTGTctcagaaagggagaggaggcgGCGGCTGATGGAAGGCCTTCGAGGGACAGCCCTGCAGCTCATGCATGAGCTCCTGGCGGACAACCCCGCCAGGACGGCGGAGGACTGCCTGGCGGCCCTGACCCAGGTGTTTGGAGACAACGCGACCCAGAGGACCATCCGGATGAGGTGTTTGACCGCTCACCAGCAGCCGGGCGAGGGGCTTTCCGCTTTCGTGTTGCGGCTGGAAGTCCTGCTGCAGAAAGGCATTGAGAAGGGGGCCCTGGCGAGAGGCTCAGCTGACCTCCTGCGCCTGAGGCACATGCTCACCAGGGCCATCGTTCCTGAGCCTCTGGACGAGGTACTGAGGAAGCTGAGAATGGCTGGGAGGTGTCCAAGTTTCCTAGAGATGATGGGGATTGTTCGGGAGTCTGAGGCATGGGAGGCCAGTCTAGCCACGATCGAGAgagcccaggcagaggaaagggtccgtgcccaggcagaggaaagggtccgtgcccaggcagaggaaagggtccgtgcccaggcagaggaaagggtccgtgcccaggcagaggaaagggtccgtgcccaggcagaggaatgGGTCCGTGCCCAGGTAGAGCAATgggtccgtgcccaggcagaggaaggggtccgtgcccaggcagaggaaagggtcCGTGCCCAGGCGGAGGAATGGGTCCGTGCCCAGGCGGAGGAAGGGGTCCGTGCCCAGGCGGAGGAAAGGGTCCGTGCCCAG gcagaggaaggggccggtgcccaggcagaggaaggggctggtgcccaggcagaggaaggggccgGCGCCCAGGCTAAGGCGGAGGATGGTAGCATGGAGGAGAGGCAGCTGGAGGAGccggagtgggaggaggaggaggaggaggacagtgaCGATCGTGACACTCTCCCCGCAGACCTAGGTCAGGCAAGCCCCTCAGAGGCCCCTGGGGGCCCCACTCCTGCCCAGATGGGCCGAGCTTCCAGGGCGGGCCCAGGAGGTCCTGGCTATGAGCCAGAGGGCCTCccccaggccggagaccaggaggccggaGAGCCCCCCGAGGAGGGGCTCGAGCCCATCCCAGAGGGGTTGGGAAACGTGGATGGGGCTGGGGAGACGGTCCCCCCCGAGTCCTCCTCAGGCTAA